One stretch of Oryzias latipes chromosome 7, ASM223467v1 DNA includes these proteins:
- the dvl1 gene encoding segment polarity protein dishevelled homolog DVL-1, with translation MAETKIIYHIDEEETPYLVKLSVSPEKVTLADFKNVLNNRPVNSYKFFFKSMDQDFGVVKEEISDDNAKLPCFNGRVVSWLVLAESAHSDGGSQCTESHPELPPPLERTGGIGDSRPPSFHANAVSSRDGLDTETGTESLLSHRRERERERARRRARETELPRVNGHSKSERTARDSAMGYDSASVLSSELESSSFVDSEEDEDASRLSSSTEQSSLSHLMRRHKRRRRRHKVSKIDRSSSFSSMTDSTMSLNIITVTLNMEKYNFLGISIVGQSNDRGDGGIYIGSIMKGGAVAADGRIEPGDMLLQVNDVNFENMSNDDAVRILREIVSKTGPISLTVAKCWDPSPRSYFTIPRAEPVRPIDPAAWISHTTALTGPYPHYEFDDLPLSASKTDMATIVKVMQLPDSGLEIRDRMWLKITIANAVIGADVVDWLYSRVEGFKDRRDARKYASSLLKHGYLRHTVNKITFSEQCYYTFGDLCQNMASLNLNEGSSGGGSEQDTLAPLPPTTNPWPLGGQPFPYPPFPSAPPSFPPGYSDTCHSFHSGSAGSQHSEGSRSSGSNPSADKGRHSSPQEKSQRTACSESEPGVRGGRRNDRSASQMSHHSHTVSSHSHARSSLSQSHSHRSHTLTHSNHPSFNFSHAPFTQVGPGSCAQSERSHASSYGPPGLPPPYCLARLAPKTSVSSSTPPGAPPGRELAAVPPELTASRQSFQHAMGNPCEFFVDIM, from the exons ATGGCGGAGACTAAAATAATATATCACATAGACGAGGAGGAGACTCCTTATCTGGTCAAACTGTCGGTGTCTCCGGAGAAAGTCACCTTAGcggattttaaaaatgtcctcaacAACAGACCGGTCAACAGCTACAAATTCTTCTTCAAATCGATGGACCAGGATTTTGG GGTTGTCAAAGAAGAGATTTCCGATGACAACGCCAAGCTGCCATGCTTCAATGGCAGAGTCGTGTCCTGG ttgGTCCTGGCAGAGAGCGCGCACTCCGATGGAGGATCTCAGTGCACGGAGAGTCACCCCgagctgccccctcccctcgaGAGGACGGGAGGCATCGGAGACTCGCGGCCCCCCTCGTTTCA TGCCAATGCAGTGAGCAGCCGCGATGGCCTGGACACAGAGACGGGAACAGAGTCTTTGCTGAGCCATCGCAGGGAACGCGAGAGGGAGCGCGCTCGCAGGAGAGCACGAGAAACCGAGC TCCCTCGCGTCAACGGTCACTCTAAATCAGAGCGCACAGCCAGGGACTCGGCCATGGGTTACGACAGCGCCTCGGTCTTGAGCAGCGAGCTGGAGTCTAGCTCATTTGTTGACagtgaggaggatgaggatgccAGCAG GCTCAGCAGTTCCACAGAACAAAGCTCTTTGTCCCACCTCATGCGCAGACACAAGAGGCGCCGGCGGAGACACAAAGTGTCCAAGATAGATCGG TCCTCATCCTTCAGTAGTATGACAGACTCCACCATGAGCCTCAACATCATCACTGTCACTCTCAACATGG AGAAATACAACTTCCTGGGGATCAGTATTGTGGGGCAGAGTAACGACCGGGGGGATGGCGGCATTTACATCGGCTCCATCATGAAGGGAGGAGCCGTAGCGGCGGACGGAAGAATAGAACCCGGAGACATGCTGCTGCAG GTGAACGATGTAAACTTTGAGAACATGAGCAACGACGACGCGGTGAGGATCCTGAGGGAGATTGTTTCCAAAACAGG GCCTATCAGTCTAACTGTTGCCAAATGCTGGGATCCATCTCCACGAAGCTACTTCACCATCCCTCGCG CTGAGCCTGTTAGACCCATAGACCCTGCAGCTTGGATTTCCCATACTACAGCTCTGACAGGACCTTACCCCCACTACG AGTTTGATGACTTGCCTCTATCAGCAAGTAAAACAGACATGGCAACCATCGTCAAGGTGATGCAGCTGCCAGATTCAGGTCTGGAGATACGGGACAGGATGTGGTTGAAGATCACCATTGCCAACGCAGTCATCG GTGCAGATGTGGTGGACTGGCTTTACTCCAGGGTAGAGGGGTTTAAAGATCGACGGGATGCGCGGAAATACGCCAGCAGTTTACTGAAACATGGTTACCTGAGACACACTGTCAACAAAATCACCTTCTCTGAACAGTGCTACTACACTTTTGGGGACCTCTGCCAAA ATATGGCGTCACTCAATTTAAACGAGGGATCCAGCGGTGGAGGCTCTGAGCAGGACACTTTGGCACCACTACCTCCCACCACCAACCCCTGGCCTCTGGGCGGACAGCCATTCCCCTACCCTCCTTTTCCCTCCGCACCTCCCAGCTTTCCACCAGGATACTCGGACACGTGCCACAGTTTCCACAGCGGGAGCGCAGGCAGCCAGCATAGTGAGG gaagcCGAAGCAGTGGATCCAACCCCAGTGCAGACAAAGGACGACACTCCTCCCCGCAGGAGAAGAGTCAAAGGACAGCATGCAGCGAGTCAGAGCCGGGCGTCCGCGGCGGGAGGCGCAACGACAGGTCCGCTAGCCAAATGAGCCATCACAGCCATACGGTGTCCAGCCACAGTCACGCCCGATCGAGCCTCAGCCAGAGCCATTCGCACAGGAGCCACACGCTCACACATAGCAACCACCCCTCCTTCAACTTCAGCCACGCCCCCTTCACTCAGGTGGGGCCAGGCTCCTGTGCCCAGAGCGAGAGAAGCCACGCCTCCTCCTACGGACCCCCGGGCCTACCCCCTCCTTATTGTTTGGCCCGTCTGGCCCCCAAGACTTCAGTCAGCAGTAGCACACCCCCTGGAGCCCCCCCTGGGAGAGAGTTAGCAGCCGTCCCCCCTGAGCTGACTGCCAGCCGGCAGTCGTTCCAGCACGCTATGGGCAATCCCTGTGAGTTTTTTGTGGACATCATGTGA
- the LOC101165637 gene encoding matrix remodeling-associated protein 8 isoform X1, with protein MKKKMPPCIIVLQILAVFFLPGAWAQSGSSSSSSSSRLGVVVEAKNITLPAGSKAVLPCHSTRMIWTHDRLKDRQRVVHWDLFRSTPEYSVERIVDMSPGARLRVYNSFNKGRVSIPDSAFSDGNFSLVINNVISTDKGVYTCNLHHHYCQIQQSIQIQLNVTKSARKEKRYWDGERTVFVVLLGSSVVLPCVNRRPLWREGLLEDQQQVAHWDFQPPGVRPDRADRLVDLYGSGERRDYGPLFSQKMSVLEDAFTLGDFSLQISDLKPVDKGLYSCHLHHHYCGLHERRIFRLSVGPPLPLNPTEESGVFQNNIEPIAFLPSGTEEVLQHRESPHVLNVFLPEHQGHFVQYLGYILATFLLLIFIVVIIIVLTRRRKKRELEYELARAVRGSVTTGGEIALDYSEPKSCNQDPMNSDYKNNLLKEKDMAKDCNKDFDGKMWN; from the exons ATGAAGAAGAAGATGCCACCATGTATAATTGTACTTCAGA TTCTTGCTGTGTTCTTCCTGCCGGGAG CGTGGGCtcagagcggcagcagcagcagcagcagcagcagcaggcttGGTGTTGTGGTGGAGGCCAAGAACATCACTCTCCCAGCCGGGTCTAAGGCTGTCCTTCCCTGCCACAGCACACGCATGATATGGACACACGACAGGCTCAAGGACCGTCAGAGGGTTGTGCACTGGGACTTGTTTCGAAGCACCCCAGAATATTCTGTGGAGCGAATCGTGGACATGTCACCAGGAGCTCGCTTGAGGGTCTACAACAGCTTCAACAAGGGCCGCGTTTCTATCCCAGACTCTGCCTTCAGTGATGGAAATTTCTCACTTGTCATTAACA ATGTGATATCGACTGACAAAGGAGTTTACACTTGCAATTTGCATCACCATTACTGCCAAATTCAGCAGTCCATTCAAATCCAGCTCAACGTCACCAAGTCCG CTCGGAAGGAGAAGCGTTACTGGGATGGAGAGAGGACGGTATTTGTGGTCTTGTTGGGCAGCTCTGTAGTCCTTCCTTGTGTAAACCGCCGCCCGCTGTGGAGGGAGGGCCTGCTGGAGGACCAGCAGCAGGTGGCCCACTGGGATTTCCAGCCACCTGGTGTGCGCCCTGACAGAGCTGACCGACTGGTCGATCTGTACGGCTCCGGGGAGCGAAGGGATTACGGACCTCTCTTTTCACAGAAGATGAGTGTGCTCGAAGATGCTTTCACCTTAGGGGACTTTTCACTGCAAATCTCGGACTTGAAGCCTGTCGACAAAGGCCTTTATTCCTGCCATCTGCACCACCACTACTGTGGTCTGCACGAGAGGCGCATCTTCAGACTCTCCGTGGGGCCTCCCCTTCCTCTTAACCCAACTGAAGAATCAGGCGTTTTCCAGAACAACATTGAACCAA TCGCTTTTCTGCCTTCAGGCACAGAAGAGGTGTTGCAACACAGAGAGAGTCCACATGTCCTCAACGTTTTCCTGCCTGAACATCAAGGTCACTTTGTGCAGTATTTGGGATACATCTTGGCAACATTCTTGCTGCTTATTTTCATCGTTGTCATTATCATTGTGTTGACCAGGCGACGCAAAAAGAGAG AGCTGGAGTATGAACTGGCCAGAGCTGTAAG AGGGAGTGTGACCACAGGAGGGGAAATAGCTTTAGACTACTCGGAGCCGAAGAGCTGCAATCAAGATCCCATGAATTCAG ACTACAAAAACAACttactgaaagaaaaagacatgGCCAAAGACTGCAATAAGG ATTTTGATGGGAAGATGTGGAACTGA
- the LOC101165637 gene encoding matrix remodeling-associated protein 8 isoform X2, producing the protein MKKKMPPCIIVLQILAVFFLPGAWAQSGSSSSSSSSRLGVVVEAKNITLPAGSKAVLPCHSTRMIWTHDRLKDRQRVVHWDLFRSTPEYSVERIVDMSPGARLRVYNSFNKGRVSIPDSAFSDGNFSLVINNVISTDKGVYTCNLHHHYCQIQQSIQIQLNVTKSARKEKRYWDGERTVFVVLLGSSVVLPCVNRRPLWREGLLEDQQQVAHWDFQPPGVRPDRADRLVDLYGSGERRDYGPLFSQKMSVLEDAFTLGDFSLQISDLKPVDKGLYSCHLHHHYCGLHERRIFRLSVGPPLPLNPTEESGVFQNNIEPSTEEVLQHRESPHVLNVFLPEHQGHFVQYLGYILATFLLLIFIVVIIIVLTRRRKKRELEYELARAVRGSVTTGGEIALDYSEPKSCNQDPMNSDYKNNLLKEKDMAKDCNKDFDGKMWN; encoded by the exons ATGAAGAAGAAGATGCCACCATGTATAATTGTACTTCAGA TTCTTGCTGTGTTCTTCCTGCCGGGAG CGTGGGCtcagagcggcagcagcagcagcagcagcagcagcaggcttGGTGTTGTGGTGGAGGCCAAGAACATCACTCTCCCAGCCGGGTCTAAGGCTGTCCTTCCCTGCCACAGCACACGCATGATATGGACACACGACAGGCTCAAGGACCGTCAGAGGGTTGTGCACTGGGACTTGTTTCGAAGCACCCCAGAATATTCTGTGGAGCGAATCGTGGACATGTCACCAGGAGCTCGCTTGAGGGTCTACAACAGCTTCAACAAGGGCCGCGTTTCTATCCCAGACTCTGCCTTCAGTGATGGAAATTTCTCACTTGTCATTAACA ATGTGATATCGACTGACAAAGGAGTTTACACTTGCAATTTGCATCACCATTACTGCCAAATTCAGCAGTCCATTCAAATCCAGCTCAACGTCACCAAGTCCG CTCGGAAGGAGAAGCGTTACTGGGATGGAGAGAGGACGGTATTTGTGGTCTTGTTGGGCAGCTCTGTAGTCCTTCCTTGTGTAAACCGCCGCCCGCTGTGGAGGGAGGGCCTGCTGGAGGACCAGCAGCAGGTGGCCCACTGGGATTTCCAGCCACCTGGTGTGCGCCCTGACAGAGCTGACCGACTGGTCGATCTGTACGGCTCCGGGGAGCGAAGGGATTACGGACCTCTCTTTTCACAGAAGATGAGTGTGCTCGAAGATGCTTTCACCTTAGGGGACTTTTCACTGCAAATCTCGGACTTGAAGCCTGTCGACAAAGGCCTTTATTCCTGCCATCTGCACCACCACTACTGTGGTCTGCACGAGAGGCGCATCTTCAGACTCTCCGTGGGGCCTCCCCTTCCTCTTAACCCAACTGAAGAATCAGGCGTTTTCCAGAACAACATTGAACCAA GCACAGAAGAGGTGTTGCAACACAGAGAGAGTCCACATGTCCTCAACGTTTTCCTGCCTGAACATCAAGGTCACTTTGTGCAGTATTTGGGATACATCTTGGCAACATTCTTGCTGCTTATTTTCATCGTTGTCATTATCATTGTGTTGACCAGGCGACGCAAAAAGAGAG AGCTGGAGTATGAACTGGCCAGAGCTGTAAG AGGGAGTGTGACCACAGGAGGGGAAATAGCTTTAGACTACTCGGAGCCGAAGAGCTGCAATCAAGATCCCATGAATTCAG ACTACAAAAACAACttactgaaagaaaaagacatgGCCAAAGACTGCAATAAGG ATTTTGATGGGAAGATGTGGAACTGA
- the LOC101165637 gene encoding matrix remodeling-associated protein 8 isoform X3, with translation MIWTHDRLKDRQRVVHWDLFRSTPEYSVERIVDMSPGARLRVYNSFNKGRVSIPDSAFSDGNFSLVINNVISTDKGVYTCNLHHHYCQIQQSIQIQLNVTKSARKEKRYWDGERTVFVVLLGSSVVLPCVNRRPLWREGLLEDQQQVAHWDFQPPGVRPDRADRLVDLYGSGERRDYGPLFSQKMSVLEDAFTLGDFSLQISDLKPVDKGLYSCHLHHHYCGLHERRIFRLSVGPPLPLNPTEESGVFQNNIEPIAFLPSGTEEVLQHRESPHVLNVFLPEHQGHFVQYLGYILATFLLLIFIVVIIIVLTRRRKKRELEYELARAVRGSVTTGGEIALDYSEPKSCNQDPMNSDYKNNLLKEKDMAKDCNKDFDGKMWN, from the exons ATGATATGGACACACGACAGGCTCAAGGACCGTCAGAGGGTTGTGCACTGGGACTTGTTTCGAAGCACCCCAGAATATTCTGTGGAGCGAATCGTGGACATGTCACCAGGAGCTCGCTTGAGGGTCTACAACAGCTTCAACAAGGGCCGCGTTTCTATCCCAGACTCTGCCTTCAGTGATGGAAATTTCTCACTTGTCATTAACA ATGTGATATCGACTGACAAAGGAGTTTACACTTGCAATTTGCATCACCATTACTGCCAAATTCAGCAGTCCATTCAAATCCAGCTCAACGTCACCAAGTCCG CTCGGAAGGAGAAGCGTTACTGGGATGGAGAGAGGACGGTATTTGTGGTCTTGTTGGGCAGCTCTGTAGTCCTTCCTTGTGTAAACCGCCGCCCGCTGTGGAGGGAGGGCCTGCTGGAGGACCAGCAGCAGGTGGCCCACTGGGATTTCCAGCCACCTGGTGTGCGCCCTGACAGAGCTGACCGACTGGTCGATCTGTACGGCTCCGGGGAGCGAAGGGATTACGGACCTCTCTTTTCACAGAAGATGAGTGTGCTCGAAGATGCTTTCACCTTAGGGGACTTTTCACTGCAAATCTCGGACTTGAAGCCTGTCGACAAAGGCCTTTATTCCTGCCATCTGCACCACCACTACTGTGGTCTGCACGAGAGGCGCATCTTCAGACTCTCCGTGGGGCCTCCCCTTCCTCTTAACCCAACTGAAGAATCAGGCGTTTTCCAGAACAACATTGAACCAA TCGCTTTTCTGCCTTCAGGCACAGAAGAGGTGTTGCAACACAGAGAGAGTCCACATGTCCTCAACGTTTTCCTGCCTGAACATCAAGGTCACTTTGTGCAGTATTTGGGATACATCTTGGCAACATTCTTGCTGCTTATTTTCATCGTTGTCATTATCATTGTGTTGACCAGGCGACGCAAAAAGAGAG AGCTGGAGTATGAACTGGCCAGAGCTGTAAG AGGGAGTGTGACCACAGGAGGGGAAATAGCTTTAGACTACTCGGAGCCGAAGAGCTGCAATCAAGATCCCATGAATTCAG ACTACAAAAACAACttactgaaagaaaaagacatgGCCAAAGACTGCAATAAGG ATTTTGATGGGAAGATGTGGAACTGA
- the aurkaip1 gene encoding aurora kinase A-interacting protein, with protein sequence MFVSRVFPRVGFLQRTICTLQAHKPSFNGFLQKALPPSSSPIQQKYQNYSTAADNTSPPRWIQLEPELDEALVPRKLSVSPLESWLSLRYSLPPLLESSQPQGDVELLNEKVLPPISVPSLDDGESPATPMKCKNVLEIRRRKMNRHKYKKLQKRTKFLRRRVMEGRGKKKQKRFEEDLQRIWMRAGLKKPPEGWTAPKIFIKQHGNRRN encoded by the exons ATGTTTGTTTCAAGGGTTTTCCCTCGGGTTGGTTTTTTACAGAGAACAATAT GTACACTTCAAGCCCACAAACCAAGTTTTAATGGATTTCTACAGAAGGCTCTTCCTCCTTCGAGTTCCCCAatacaacaaaaatatcaaaattacTCAACAGCAGCAGACAACACATCTCCCCCACGATGGATCCAACTTGAGCCGGAACTGGACGAAGCCCTGGTTCCACGTAAACTGTCAGTGAGTCCTCTGGAGAGCTGGCTCTCACTCCGCTACTCCCTTCCTCCCCTGCTGGAGTCCTCTCAGCCACAGGGAGATGTAGAGCTGCTGAATGAAAAAGTGCTGCCCCCCATTTCTGTCCCTTCTTTGGACGATGGGGAGAGCCCTGCAACACCCATGAAGTGCAAAAATGTTCTGGAGATCCGACGAAGGAAGATGAATAGGCATAAATACAAAAAGCTTCAAAAGCGAACAAAATTCCTAAGGAGGAGAGTAATGGAAGGCAGGGGGAAGAAAAAACAG AAAAGATTTGAAGAGGATCTTCAGAGGATCTGGATGCGAGCTGGACTCAAGAAGCCCCCAGAGGGTTGGACTGCGCCAAAGATCTTCATCAAACAGCACGGAAACCGAAGGAACTGA